One window from the genome of Breoghania sp. L-A4 encodes:
- a CDS encoding methyl-accepting chemotaxis protein: MYTHQFFGGIYKQFITIGDHPARSTQFPDLRRCTMALQHLLFAFGSQSDADNDCPDVAAAIENVQADPEPASDNKVLNGTFDLIEADLKAAARGIVDSAASMRDRIAEQGSTISAIRGDTASLATRSGEATRNAQALAGAIEELNQTSREIGTQVANTTQMTDEASAIADEAGKGVGDLRDAIQSIADVVSLISAVAKQTNLLALNATIEAARAGDAGKGFAVVANEVKMLSAETQKATDEIVSNIARLQQTAESSIGAVDRIVSVIGQIRPTFTSVAAAVEEQVATTGEIGRAANMTADFVGEVGERVSAIGSATDRADAAGGDITRAGDDMGGLCDALNNRFTMLLRQTEAGNRRRHDRFPLDMPGTLAAGGHPLAIRTIDISPGGALLKAEGAAPAIGARATLDLPNVGQLDLTVANVSASGVHCTFTTLEGPAYEALGAVIDQVKRENESFVATATEAAERISQSMARAIEERRLSLDDLYDTEYQPVAGSDPVQFTTRALAVLEDILPPVQEEILAHGHNMVFCACVDRNGYLPVHNKIYSKPQNPEDPAWNTANCRNMRIFDDRAGLSAARNTRPFLIQSYPRDMGNGKIVWMREIDAPIMVAGRHWGGFRTAYKM, encoded by the coding sequence TACAATCGGCGACCATCCGGCTCGGTCAACTCAATTTCCTGACCTCCGGAGATGTACTATGGCACTGCAGCATTTGCTATTCGCATTCGGATCGCAATCAGACGCGGACAATGACTGTCCCGACGTCGCCGCTGCTATCGAAAATGTGCAAGCAGACCCCGAACCTGCTAGCGATAACAAGGTCTTGAACGGCACGTTCGACTTGATCGAAGCCGACCTCAAGGCGGCGGCGCGCGGCATCGTCGACAGCGCGGCCTCCATGCGCGACCGGATTGCCGAACAAGGCAGCACGATTTCCGCCATCCGCGGCGACACTGCGTCGCTCGCCACGCGGTCCGGCGAAGCGACGCGAAACGCCCAGGCGCTTGCCGGCGCGATCGAGGAGCTGAATCAAACAAGCCGCGAAATCGGCACCCAGGTCGCCAACACCACCCAGATGACCGATGAGGCCAGCGCCATCGCCGACGAGGCCGGCAAGGGCGTCGGCGACTTGCGCGACGCCATCCAGAGCATCGCCGACGTGGTGTCGCTGATTTCCGCCGTCGCCAAACAAACCAATCTGCTCGCCCTCAACGCCACCATCGAGGCGGCGCGCGCGGGTGATGCGGGAAAAGGCTTCGCCGTCGTCGCCAATGAAGTGAAGATGTTGTCGGCCGAAACCCAGAAGGCCACCGACGAAATCGTCTCCAATATCGCCCGTCTGCAGCAGACCGCGGAAAGCAGCATCGGCGCCGTCGACCGGATCGTTTCCGTCATCGGCCAGATCCGGCCGACATTCACCTCGGTCGCCGCAGCCGTCGAGGAGCAGGTCGCGACCACCGGCGAGATCGGACGCGCCGCCAATATGACAGCCGACTTTGTCGGTGAAGTGGGCGAACGCGTCAGCGCCATCGGCTCGGCCACCGACCGCGCCGACGCCGCCGGCGGTGACATTACCAGGGCCGGCGACGACATGGGCGGCCTGTGCGACGCCCTCAACAACCGCTTCACGATGCTGTTGCGGCAGACCGAGGCCGGCAACCGTCGCCGCCACGACCGCTTTCCGCTCGACATGCCCGGCACGCTGGCGGCCGGTGGGCACCCGCTGGCCATCCGCACCATCGACATCTCTCCTGGTGGCGCGCTGTTGAAGGCGGAGGGCGCCGCTCCGGCCATCGGCGCGCGCGCGACGCTCGACCTTCCAAACGTCGGTCAGCTCGACCTGACGGTCGCCAATGTAAGCGCCTCCGGCGTCCACTGCACGTTCACGACCCTCGAAGGCCCGGCTTATGAGGCGCTCGGGGCTGTCATCGACCAGGTCAAACGGGAAAACGAGAGCTTTGTCGCCACGGCAACCGAGGCGGCTGAGCGCATCAGCCAGTCGATGGCGCGCGCCATCGAGGAACGGCGCCTGTCCCTCGACGACCTTTATGACACCGAGTATCAGCCCGTCGCCGGCAGCGATCCCGTGCAGTTCACGACGCGCGCGCTCGCGGTTCTCGAGGACATCCTGCCGCCGGTGCAGGAGGAAATCCTGGCGCACGGCCACAACATGGTGTTCTGCGCCTGTGTCGACAGAAACGGCTATCTGCCGGTGCACAACAAGATCTATTCCAAGCCGCAAAACCCCGAGGACCCCGCGTGGAACACGGCCAATTGCCGCAACATGCGGATTTTCGACGACCGCGCCGGACTCAGTGCGGCGCGCAACACCCGGCCCTTCCTGATCCAGTCCTATCCGCGCGACATGGGCAACGGCAAGATTGTCTGGATGCGGGAGATCGACGCGCCCATCATGGTTGCCGGACGCCACTGGGGCGGCTTCCGGACCGCCTACAAAATGTGA
- a CDS encoding fumarylacetoacetate hydrolase family protein — translation MVDVRQALPEDGLAGTLVGRAHVPGEGPSVVLLGEDGVFDLSRSFATMTDVINSPGAPAVRAALASATRIGSVEELLENTGTTEVPGSGDMPHFLCPVDLQAVKAAGVTFAESMLERVIEEKAKGDPAAAEGIRRTISGDIGVDLATLVPGSDDAERLKATLQAQGMWSQYLEVGIGPYAEVFTKTQPMASVGLGAEIGLHPESSWNNPEPEVVLVIDSTGKIVGATLGNDVNLRDFEGRSALLLSKAKDNNASSAIGPFIRLFDDTFTLDDVRAMDVALEIYGEDGFELKGGSSMSLISRDVEDLARQTLNANHQYPDALVLFTGTMFAPVTDRDAPGQGFTHHIGDVVHIATPKLGRLINRVTTSDRIAPWTFGASALMKNLAGRGLL, via the coding sequence ATGGTGGACGTGCGGCAGGCATTGCCCGAGGACGGATTGGCGGGGACGCTGGTGGGACGGGCCCATGTGCCGGGCGAAGGCCCGAGCGTCGTGCTGCTCGGCGAAGACGGCGTGTTCGATCTGTCGCGCAGCTTCGCGACGATGACGGATGTGATCAATTCGCCGGGCGCACCCGCGGTGCGCGCCGCGCTGGCATCGGCGACGCGCATCGGCTCCGTCGAGGAACTGCTGGAAAACACCGGAACGACCGAGGTGCCCGGCTCGGGCGACATGCCGCATTTCCTGTGCCCAGTCGATCTGCAGGCGGTGAAGGCCGCGGGCGTCACCTTCGCGGAATCCATGCTGGAGCGGGTGATCGAGGAGAAGGCCAAGGGGGATCCCGCGGCCGCCGAGGGCATCCGCCGCACCATCAGCGGCGACATCGGCGTGGATCTCGCCACTTTGGTGCCGGGATCGGACGATGCCGAGCGTCTCAAGGCCACGCTTCAGGCGCAGGGCATGTGGTCGCAGTATCTGGAAGTCGGCATCGGTCCCTACGCGGAGGTCTTCACCAAGACCCAGCCCATGGCGTCGGTCGGTCTGGGCGCCGAGATCGGCCTGCATCCCGAATCGTCATGGAACAATCCCGAGCCCGAGGTGGTGCTCGTCATCGACAGCACGGGAAAGATCGTTGGCGCGACGCTCGGCAACGACGTGAATCTGCGCGATTTCGAGGGACGCAGCGCGCTGCTGCTCTCAAAGGCCAAGGACAACAACGCCTCGAGCGCCATCGGTCCGTTCATCCGGCTGTTTGACGACACCTTCACGCTGGACGATGTGCGCGCCATGGATGTGGCGCTGGAGATTTATGGCGAGGATGGCTTCGAGCTGAAGGGCGGTAGTTCGATGAGCCTGATCAGCCGTGATGTGGAGGATCTGGCGCGCCAGACCCTGAACGCCAATCATCAGTATCCCGACGCGCTGGTGCTGTTCACCGGCACCATGTTCGCGCCTGTGACGGACCGCGACGCGCCGGGGCAGGGGTTCACCCACCACATCGGCGACGTCGTGCACATCGCCACGCCGAAACTTGGCCGGCTGATCAACCGGGTGACCACATCGGACAGGATCGCGCCCTGGACGTTCGGCGCGTCCGCGCTGATGAAGAATCTCGCCGGGCGCGGCCTGCTGTGA
- the gph gene encoding phosphoglycolate phosphatase (PGP is an essential enzyme in the glycolate salvage pathway in higher organisms (photorespiration in plants). Phosphoglycolate results from the oxidase activity of RubisCO in the Calvin cycle when concentrations of carbon dioxide are low relative to oxygen. This enzyme is a member of the Haloacid Dehalogenase (HAD) superfamily of aspartate-nucleophile hydrolase enzymes (PF00702).) has protein sequence MPEPVLLLDLDGTLVDTAPDLIATLNVVLASEKLAPVPLEVARSLIGHGARALLQKGFDVAGEPLDDAREARLFAAFIDHYGANIARHSRPFDGVEAALARFALAGWHLAVCTNKLEHLARSLLDELDMSRHFKAIVGADTFERRKPDAMPVLGAIELCGGDAVRSVMVGDSRTDIDAARNAGIPVVAVTFGYTPVPVDQLAPDRIISHFDDLWTSVQTLAPRATGS, from the coding sequence TTGCCCGAACCGGTCCTGCTGCTCGATCTCGATGGCACGCTCGTCGACACCGCCCCCGATCTGATCGCCACGCTCAACGTCGTTCTGGCAAGCGAGAAGCTCGCTCCGGTGCCTCTCGAGGTGGCGCGCTCGCTCATCGGTCATGGGGCCCGGGCCCTGCTGCAGAAGGGCTTCGACGTTGCCGGCGAGCCTCTCGACGACGCGCGCGAGGCGCGGCTGTTCGCCGCGTTCATCGACCACTACGGCGCCAATATTGCCCGCCATAGCCGCCCGTTCGACGGAGTGGAAGCGGCGCTGGCGCGGTTCGCCCTGGCGGGCTGGCATCTGGCCGTCTGCACCAACAAGCTCGAGCATCTGGCCCGCTCGCTGCTCGATGAACTCGACATGAGCCGGCATTTCAAAGCCATCGTCGGCGCGGATACGTTCGAGCGGCGCAAGCCGGACGCCATGCCGGTACTCGGCGCGATCGAACTGTGCGGCGGGGACGCGGTGCGCTCGGTGATGGTCGGCGACAGCCGCACCGACATCGACGCGGCGCGCAACGCCGGCATCCCCGTGGTCGCGGTCACATTCGGCTACACGCCGGTGCCCGTGGACCAGCTGGCGCCCGACCGGATCATTTCGCATTTCGACGATCTGTGGACGAGCGTGCAGACGCTGGCTCCGCGCGCGACAGGCTCTTGA